The following is a genomic window from Engraulis encrasicolus isolate BLACKSEA-1 chromosome 13, IST_EnEncr_1.0, whole genome shotgun sequence.
aaccatccctaaccctaacctgtcagtaaagcaatgtttttgCCGCTTTACTTTTACCAACAACAGCGTAACAAGCACTGAaaatggcgaaattgtgcccagatcaAAACATCCCCTGAccataacctgtcacagggcgttgtcgAGCTGGACTTAACATGCAAAGCTGTAGTCCACACACCTGATAGACCGTTCAATTTGGCGTGTTATCCAAACACAGttgcatgatgccatgttgcatgGGGTAGAGTGGAGGGAAATGATCCCGTTTTCCCCAAAAGTACTAGTAGAAAAtgtaaatatagcctacagtttTACCATTTCTATCATTACACTGACCACAGGGATATACAAATTAAACCAGAAAAGAGGACAAGTGACTTAGGAGAAGAGATGTTGTCTACATTTACATTTATATGACCTATAATTGATATTAGCAAACACATGTTAATGACAATGTTGAGCATTGTTCAACAGATAGGTCAcataggtttttttcttttttttactcgtATGTGGTAAAATACCCTGTATTCAGCTAAAACAATTGTGTGGTGGGTCTATTGatcaagcaccccccccccacccaaatgTGActaaagatgtaaaaaaaaattgactTACTTGATGCAGAAGAGGAATCCTCTCTCTCAGTAGAAATTCTTCTTTTTGTCCGCCCtgctctttttccttttttccatctTCTCTTTTTATTGTCCATGGAAACGTGAACATCTGGGTCCAGAATGGTTGTTGATGCCCTACCCATTTCAGTTTTTATTTgttcttcctctccatctttttctgTTTTGATATCCATAGCTGTAAGAAAATCTGGACCAGGAATGGCTGAAGGTCTGTCTATTTCAGTTTTAAAGCCATTTTCCAATTCAGGCTTCTCATCCACTGTTTGATTTGCAGTTATGTAAGAGTACAAAAAGTCATCAAAGTCCTCTTCTTTTGTCTCCTCTTTCACTGATATTAAAACTTCAGATGTCATTTTACCTTTGGGCTAGGGTAGGGCTTGTAGGTAGCCTATGCCTACAGTCACTAGTTAACTGTACACTAGTAAAGTCCTGGTGACTAGTTCACTTCTCAACAGGGTCAACTTGACTATGAAAAAAAATAGAGGCCAACTGAAAGGCAACAACACTACCACAGAGAGATTTGCCACTTCTAGCAAAATGTTGCAGGCTAACTTCAACTCTGTGGCAATTGTCATGGCGTGCAGGGAGTTAAATCAATCAATTGAATTCAATTAGCTGATATTCAGGAGTTCAGGCCGGCTGGGGTTAAAGGGTTAAATGACAAGTTGAGATGACGCCTTTCCGTTTGAGACACGTGCTTCCGTCCGCAGTCCGGAAGCCGAGGGTTGTGGATTTGTTTTGTGAAAATTTCACTATATTGCTGTTATAAACGAGtacattttgttgactttcaTTCCATTCACAATGACAACAAAACCTAACCCACTGGCATGTGGTACTGCTCAAGAAACAACCACTCAGAAGGACGAACTGAGCAAGAAGGTTTGAAATGTTTTGATCCGTTATGCTAACTTTGGTGGTTGGCTACACTCTGAAGGTGTGCTATCACAGCCGGTTAACATAACATAAACCCTCTCTCAGGTGCTATATCGATGGTTATTTATCGCTATCTTGCGAAACACAGATATTTAAGATCATGTTAAGAGAAACAATGCTTTCTCAATTGAGCAATGAATTTAGCATTCGTTTCTGTTTGCACCGTCCACGTGTAATCGGTGTCTTGCTCCTCAGATTCGGGAACAGAAGATTCTGGTTGATGAGCTCTCTAATTTGAAGAAGAACAGGGTAGGTAGTCTCTATGGCATTTTTACATATATTTGTTTTAAATTCAGCATGGCTTTGTGTTAATCGGCACGTTGTTTCTGTGCAGAGTGTGTACCTCCAGCAGCCCAATAGCAACATTTTCTTCCTGGCAGACAGAGCCCAGACAATGAGCGCGTGTAAAAGTAATTGCTTTTAAATGCCCACTAAATTACCTACACATTTTGTATGTATACTTTGAATACCGCACTGGCGCGTGTTTGACATTGTGCTTTCCCTTTCAGAGGACCTGGACAACCTAAAGAAAGAATTCCAAGAAATGTAAGAGGATAGCAGTGGAAGAGCACAAAAAATGTGTGGAATTTGTTGTGTGCTGAGCCTGTCCGTGTCCCCAGTGCTGCCAGACCGAGTGAGGAAAACCTTAACCAACCGCGGCCCCGACCACAGCCAGGATGTCACGAAATCTGTGATTTGTCCGGATTTTCGTTGCCTCTTCTCAGCCCATGTTCTCCATATGAAGGGCAGGCTGACTGCACAGCCTCTTCAAGACACTGTAGGTAACCTGCTGCTTTGGAATGGTGAGGTCTTTGGCGGCCTTGCGGTTGGACCTGAGGAAAACGACACCGAGGTTATGCTTCAGCATCTGTCAGCCCAGACAGATTCTGCTGGCATATGTGGCGTCCTTTCTCGGGTCCGGGGGCCTTGGGCTGTGCTGTACTACGAGGCGGCGAACCGTTGCATTTGGTTTGGCAGGGATTATTTTGGCCGAAGAAGTCTGCTGTGGCACCTGGACCCGGCGGAGGTGGTGTTGACTCTCACCTCTGTGGCGTCGTGCCCTGCATCTGTCTCTGAACCATCCCAGTGGCACGAAGTACCCGCAGCTGGAATCTTCAGGCTTGACCTGGAAGATTGTGCTCATCACAAGGAGCTGATCATAGAAGTTTTCCCTTGGGTCGAAGCTGCTGGCTGTCCCTCTGTCCATAATCCTGACTACGCGTGGGAAGACCTGCCACCGTACGCCAGCGTAGTGCCAAATGCTTCAGGTGTCTCCCTCCGAGCTCCCATATGTGCTATGAACACGAGCACAGCAGCACCACAGAACTGTGAAAATGCCCCCAGCCCTCAGCTTCCTATGGAGGCTTTGGCGGAGCTGTTACTACATAGTGAGCGTGTGGGAAAGGTGAACCAACTCATTGAGGTGCTGAGTGAAGCTGTGCGCAGGAGAGTGCAAAGCTTACCCTGTagaagcagcagcaccagcagcagccccTCTCTGGAACAATCATGCACCAATGACCAGACTGACATAGCCATACTTTTCTCTGGCGGAATTGACTCGATGATTCTGGCCGTCCTTGCCGACCGCCATGTGCCTGCAGACAAGCCCATTGACCTCCTCAACGTGGCCTTCAAGCTTCAAGAAGCAAAAATGCAGCCACAGTCTAGTAATAGCAATAAAAAGAAGGGCAAAAAGGCCCAAAATAAACAGGGCCCCACCACAGATGAGCCATGTAATCAAAGAGATATGAATTCGACTGGCCGATTTGACGTGCCCGACAGAATCACAGGCCGCGACGGCTTGCTGGAGCTGCGGCGTCTCAGCCCAGAGCGCAGGTGGAACTTTCTAGAGATCAACGTCACACCAGAGGAGCTCCAGAGCGCAAGGCAGGAGCGCATCAGCCACTTGGTGCATCCCTTGGACACCGTCCTGGACGACAGCATCGGCTGTGCCGTGTGGTTCGCCTCCAGAGGGGTCGGCGCCATGGCAACAGCAGACGGCTGCCCAGAACAGAAGCCACACACTTCAACCGCGAAggtaaaaaaaatgtgcaatgtGCCAGCAAAATAACCTCCCCAAGATTTCATGCCCCATTTCGTAAGAAGGGCAATAACAAAGCACACACTGTTCCCTGGTTTGCTCGAGCTAATGGAACTGTTTCTGAGGTTTGTTTTGTCTACAAGCACTGAATGTTTttattagtttaaaaaaaaatgttttcttggCAGGTAGTGCTGACGGGCATCGGTGCAGACGAGCAGCTGGCGGGCTACTCCAGGCACAGGGTGCGGTTCAAGAGCGACGGCCTCCCGGGCCTAGTCAGGGAGCTGGCCATGGAGCTGGGCAGGATCTCATCACGCAACCTTGGCAGAGACGACCGCGTCATCGGGGACCATGGGAAGGAAGCCAGGTAGAGAAGATGTCATTCCGTCACACTTACTGAACGACCTTCTTGGTGGTTTATGCATGTATTTTCTAATTCTCACAGTCAAATTAGTTGTCATTTATTCTGAGGCCATACCATTACAGTGTACCATGTTTGtgtatattttatttttcaatttttatGGTCTCCTGTCTCTTCATTGCTTATAGGACAgttgagagtatgacaggaagagagggggagagagcgattTGGGCAGGACTGGCAAAGGACGcaggccagacttgaacctgggtcgccatgggcatgcaagcccatatgtgggggcaCTTAGCATGCCgggccacagtgcccccccaccctccacatgCCTTTTTATTTTGATAatgacaggaaatgtttgggagagagacatggggaaggatctggaaaTTGAAATTGAACCAGCTGGTGTAACAGTACAGCCCTTTTTGAACCACAGCCAAGGCCCATTGTATCATACTTGCTTGATGTCCTTCTTAGGTTAATGTACCGGTATCTTTTTCAGTTTTCACAATCAAATTAAGTGAGGCTGTGTTAATCCATGATGAAGCCatgcaaatacagtacatgcacatttTAGTTGATGAAGAGGTATAGATTTTGACATTACTAAAATCTTACATTTAAGGTTTATTGACCAACATGACTTGCATACATCAGTATGTGAAGATCATAAGACACTGACAAAGCTGATTTTGACTTGTATTTGAAGGGGCAGGTTTACAGCGTCTGCCTCTTAATTTTTTATGTATATGTTCTTAAATGTTTTTGAAAGGTTTCCATACTTGGACGAGGATGTGGTGAGTTTCCTGAACCAGCTGCCAGTGTGGGAGAAGGCGGACCTGTCTCTGCCGCGGGGCCTGGGAGAGAAGCTGCTGCTGAGGCTGGCCGCCAGACAGCTGGGCCTGGCCGCCTCCGCCGTCCTGCCCAAGAGGGCCATGCAGTTCGGCTCCAGGATCGCCAAGATGGAGAACAGCCGCGAGAAGGCATCGGATAAGTGCAAGAGACTCATCACAGAAtgaatgggtgtgtgggtgggtggatgaatgaatgaatgaatgaatcgggATCACTGAATCATTTGGACGTTTTATTGTAGGAATATACATGACTTTATTACTTTACATGATTTCTCAGGAATGTATGTGGAAGTATAAAATCATATCTAAGACACCCCAACCCCCTCCTGACATTTAAGCACCACATTTTCATTAATTTATAAGGCTTGGACAGATCACCATGCATAGAAATTACACACATGTTCTTATTTTTAAATGTTATTGTAAATAAACACTGGTATCTTGCACCCTGTCTTTAAAGTATTTGTCACATTCAATGTAAGATGGAAGGTTTCCCACGTCAAAGCGTCCAAGTATCTCTTGGACATAAACAGGCCTCCTGAAACGGGTCAAAGAACATGAATGAATGCTTTAGTTTCTATATCAGGGAATAAGTGGTAGGTCAGAGTGTGGGCCCTTTGTTAAATGCATTTCTCAGTCACTGGTAATACACGTTACTAATTTTCTTTCCAATGATGCCATAATATGTCTGCAAAATTTACCTTAGAATGAGCCAGGACAGAAAGGTCCCAGGGGCATCTCTCTCCTGAATGGGGGCATTCTGTTGTGACAACATAGGTTTGAAATGGACAGCAGCATGTGGGGGGGTAATTGTAAATATTTATTAAACATTAAAACAATTACAAATAATAATtgcaaataataaaacaataattgCAACATTTCTGGAATTAAGCTCCTTTTGCACCTTCCTTTGAGATGAGCAATTGAATTATACCTTTCGCCTGTGCTTGCAGccattctctgagtctggcagtgcaaattctacctccaagctctCGTGTAATTGAATCATATGTTAGCAGGCAGCTAACAGGAACCACAAGATTCAATGATCATTGCCAGCTTGAAACTAGAAGTAACATCACCAGACAAGgagaatggctgaaagaacagaagGAAGGTAAAACACAgaactatttaactcaagtggAGGTGTAACATGAGCTTATTTCTAGAAATGGTGCAGtattgctttaaagggacactgtgtgagatttttagttgttcatttccagaattcatgctgccctttcactaattttacccttttcatgaatacttcccaccaccatcaaattctatgtattcattatgactggaaaaatggcacctttcataaatgaaaagggggatcttctccatggtccgccattttgaatgtcctaaaatagccatttttagctgcaaaaatgactgtaattggaccatactaggtcatatttatttattacttggtaaactttcatgtaaagatcaaatttggcaatagggagcctagtttcaatgagcagcatagttgcagtaccctttttgaccatttcctgcagtgtccctttaaatgataaAGATTTATGTCCATTCATTTTTGCCATATGTAATTTACCTTTTTCTCACCAAGGAACTCATCCAAGAGGGGGAGACTTTCTTGTGAGAACAAGTAGAAGCAGGGGCACTACAATAGAAAACAATTACAATACTTAACACATTTTCCAGTTAGCAAAATATACATTGAACATTACTGATGCttgatttaaaaataaatagTAAATGAAGACGCTCCAAATGTGTTTTGTGCTAAGAACCCTAGCTATGCAAGGACAGAGGAAAGCCACAAGGAGGCTCCAAAAACAATATATGGTAAGAGTACATCTATTTTGCAGAACTTCGAGAAGGTTTAATTCTGACACTGTTGCACCAACTCTGCCAAACAGGAGGCAACTCACAGCCTTCCTGGACTGCGTTTCAGATGGCTGAGGCTTCTCCCTCATGCAGGTCACTCGCATGTCCTCATCAACCTCCAGTATCCCATATTTGGACGTCTCTGAAAGATACACATGGCCATCAGGATAGTTTTTTGAATGTACACCACTAAAAAAAACCAAGGTGATTCATTATGTTAATCGCTTAGGATGCCTCTGAAAGACACATGGCCAGGAGATTAGTCATTGGATGTGGTTAGACAATTTGTGCTTTTAAAATCACAAATCGTCTTCTTCCTAATTATAAAATGGCAGAACATTGCGCACAGAAATGTGTGCCTGTGGTCATAAATTACCCACTTTAGGGTTAAAGTACATTGGGCCcttatagctgggtctcttagcgtccaaaaagggcctaatcgttacgcgctggatagaagcaccaaaatcggtgtagaccttccttagggtgttctccatcatttcagaaggggtgccccaaatttcaatgtcattaaggtcatttttatggggtaaatccaagatggctgcccaaaaccagccaatagtagtaaaatgctgtactgcctggacataatggtgttatgggccaatcc
Proteins encoded in this region:
- the asnsd1 gene encoding asparagine synthetase domain-containing protein 1 encodes the protein MCGICCVLSLSVSPVLPDRVRKTLTNRGPDHSQDVTKSVICPDFRCLFSAHVLHMKGRLTAQPLQDTVGNLLLWNGEVFGGLAVGPEENDTEVMLQHLSAQTDSAGICGVLSRVRGPWAVLYYEAANRCIWFGRDYFGRRSLLWHLDPAEVVLTLTSVASCPASVSEPSQWHEVPAAGIFRLDLEDCAHHKELIIEVFPWVEAAGCPSVHNPDYAWEDLPPYASVVPNASGVSLRAPICAMNTSTAAPQNCENAPSPQLPMEALAELLLHSERVGKVNQLIEVLSEAVRRRVQSLPCRSSSTSSSPSLEQSCTNDQTDIAILFSGGIDSMILAVLADRHVPADKPIDLLNVAFKLQEAKMQPQSSNSNKKKGKKAQNKQGPTTDEPCNQRDMNSTGRFDVPDRITGRDGLLELRRLSPERRWNFLEINVTPEELQSARQERISHLVHPLDTVLDDSIGCAVWFASRGVGAMATADGCPEQKPHTSTAKVVLTGIGADEQLAGYSRHRVRFKSDGLPGLVRELAMELGRISSRNLGRDDRVIGDHGKEARFPYLDEDVVSFLNQLPVWEKADLSLPRGLGEKLLLRLAARQLGLAASAVLPKRAMQFGSRIAKMENSREKASDKCKRLITE
- the LOC134461206 gene encoding ASNSD1 upstream open reading frame protein-like is translated as MTTKPNPLACGTAQETTTQKDELSKKIREQKILVDELSNLKKNRSVYLQQPNSNIFFLADRAQTMSACKKDLDNLKKEFQEM